Proteins co-encoded in one Muntiacus reevesi chromosome 13, mMunRee1.1, whole genome shotgun sequence genomic window:
- the HCAR1 gene encoding hydroxycarboxylic acid receptor 1: protein MANRSCCLIQGYHMPEVMPSLLILAFVLGILGNGVALCGFCFHMKTWKPSTIYLFNLAMADFLLMICLPFRTDYYLRQRQWAFEDIACRVALFMLAMNRAGSIVFLTVVAVDRYFKVVHPHHMINTISNWTAVGIVCALWTLVILGTLYLLMENHLCVQEKVIACESFIMVSANGWHDVMFQLEFFLPLGIILFCSFKIIWSLKQRQHLTRQSRMKKPIRFIMMVTVVFIACYLPSALARLYFLWTVPSSACNPSVHVALHVTLSFTYINSMLDPLVYYFSSPSYPKFYTKLKICTLRPRCPGCFKRPEGMPTSNLCCKSCISVANSFQSQSEVQ, encoded by the coding sequence ATGGCCAACAGGTCGTGCTGCCTCATCCAGGGGTACCACATGCCCGAGGTGATGCCGTCACTGCTAATCCTCGCCTTTGTGCTTGGCATCCTGGGCAACGGCGTCGCCCTCTGTGGTTTCTGCTTTCACATGAAGACCTGGAAGCCGAGCACTATTTACCTGTTCAACTTGGCCATGGCCGACTTCCTTCTGATGATCTGCCTGCCCTTTCGGACAGACTACTATCTCAGACAGAGGCAATGGGCGTTTGAGGATATTGCTTGTCGAGTGGCGCTCTTCATGCTGGCCATGAACAGGGCTGGGAGCATTGTCTTCCTCACAGTGGTGGCTGTGGACCGGTATTTTAAAGTGGTCCACCCCCACCATATGATAAACACCATCTCCAACTGGACTGCAGTTGGCATCGTCTGTGCCCTTTGGACCCTGGTCATCCTGGGGACTCTGTATCTTCTGATGGAGAACCATCTGTGTGTGCAAGAGAAGGTCATAGCTTGTGAGAGCTTCATCATGGTGTCGGCCAATGGCTGGCATGATGTCATGTTCCAGCTGGAGTTCTTTCTGCCCCTTGGCATAATCTTGTTCTGCTCCTTTAAGATCATTTGGAGCCTCAAGCAGAGACAGCATCTGACCAGGCAGAGTCGGATGAAGAAGCCTATTCGTTTCATCATGATGGTGACGGTGGTGTTTATTGCCTGCTACCTGCCCAGTGCATTGGCCAGACTGTATTTCCTCTGGACAGTGCCCTCCAGCGCCTGCAATCCATCCGTCCATGTGGCCCTCCACGTCACCCTCAGCTTCACCTACATAAACAGCATGCTGGATCCCCTGGTGTATTATTTTTCAAGTCCCTCATACCCCAAATTCTACACCAAACTCAAAATCTGCACTTTGAGGCCTAGGTGTCCAGGATGCTTCAAGAGGCCAGAGGGGATGCCCACTTCCAACCTTTGTTGCAAGAGTTGCATCAGTGTGGCAAATAGCTTCCAAAGTCAGTCCGAGGTGCAGTGA